The nucleotide sequence TGTGCTCCATGTGTTGGGATCAAAACATAGGTATGATCCTCTTTCATATGCATGTGTCTTCACAAGAGGCTCTGAGTTTGGAACTCTTGTAAACCAAAACTGTGGATCTTTGTGGTAGAACCATCCTCGGGAATACCTGCAAAAGCTTCTGATAAGACAGTTGGAAGGCTATGATGCAGACAAACTCTAATGCAGGACGATTGTTAGGACGCTGATGCAAATTACATGATACCAAACTCGAGCTCTAATATTCATTGGACAAGAAACTGAAAGTTTAACGCCACTCGATttgtttgattaaaaatttaaataaaaatgttCTTTTTCACTGACAGAGATAACCAAAACAATGCACTATTTCCTGTGTCTATGATGAACAGTGACCAAATTATTCagtaaatgaaaatgaaaactgGTATTGAAAAACAAAGAGTTCTATTTTAAGAATGTCAACACAAACATACTAGTTTAGGTAGTGGAACCCAAATTGAAAACCATAAAACACAAAAAAACTGGAGCACACAAATAAGGCTAAAGTGGAGAAATTACAGTTCATAAGCCGCATAAAGTTGAGCTTCATCTTTAGGCATGCTGCAAAAAACAAGAtaacaaacaagaaaaaaaaattaaaggaataACACTTGTAAGAGAAGCATCAAAATAAAAGAATGGTATAAAATACCTATAGAAAATGTAAAACAGGGTTGATATCTGAAATTTCGAGAAATATACTTGCTGCAACCACAAATGAGATTTATTAAATCATTTACTCAGGATGTacattaaaacaaaaaaaaaaaaatgcacaaGCTTTACATGAAGGGGTGGAGAAGGTTTGGAATAATAACACGTGGGAATGCAATACTCTGGCTCCCCCTTTGCAGGTTCATCAGACCATGGAGAACCAAATGTTTTATGAATATTCTCAGTAGAGTTCAAGTTCAGTCCTAGTGTAGTCAAATCAATTCCCAATGCAAGAGATGATAGGTCTGGATCGTTCGTCCTAATAACACTCAACAAGCCTAGTAAACCAAATGGATCAGGAGGTATTTGTGATCCCTGAGATGACTTTACATTCTGATCTCTATAGGATTGACTAACATCAGGCATTTGCTGTAGTCGAAATTGAGATTGGCCTTGCAGTTGTTGATATTGCTGCATCAGCTGCTCATATGCACTCATACCAGAACCGGGTGTAGGAGAGTTCAATTGTCTGATTCCAATACTAGGGGCTCCACTGTTTTGTATCTGTACAAGATCAAGGGTGAAACCATATAATTAATAGCATATATACAATGATTTAAAATTAGTCTTTCTCAAAGAGAAAAAAACATTAGATGGGATAAGTTACCTGTGAATGATAATTCACatgagaagaaggaaagaaatcaGAGCCATGTAATCGTAGATCTTGATTGTTTCCGGGCATAAAAGGAAGCCCACCACCACTGGCTGCAGTAGAATGCAACTGCTGTTGTTGACGGTTTGGTTGGAAACTCCCTCCTATGCTAAATCCAGTAGATCTTGTCATCTACTTGATGATCAAATTATGAGATAAGTGAAGTAAATTATGATAAAAAACAGGATACTCAAACAAATTCAGCAAGTTCAACTGACAGGTAAATGTTGTGACTGCAAGGTAGAAATACTTTCATGAAGTTGTTCCTTCTGATGCAAATCCACAGAAAAATCTGAGCTACCACCTAAACAGGAAAGTAAAAAATAGGTAATGCAATGGCATCCACAAGCACTTGATAGCAAATCCACAATAGCTCTgatagataataaaattaaacaaaataggttaagatggtatggacatgtTCAAAAATAACCAGTACACAACACAGAGAAATTGAATATAATTGCAAGTATAATGAGTAGGAAGCCAATGTAATCTCTACTTCGCATAATTACATATGATTTAGTTTGAATATTACAATGTAATCTATACCTTTGCACAAGTTGAATGGAGGAAAAAGATATAAGTAGCAACCCCAAATATCTAAGACTACAATGGCTCGATCATGATGATGATTGGTGATTGTTAAAGTGCAAATAACAAACATTACATGAGATTTATCTCAGCAAGACACAAGACAAGCATGTTATTATAATCACAAAAGAGAGTTCACAATTAAATCCAAAAATTCAAATTATGTTCATCCATTACATACATCTAAATACCAATTGAAATTTAGACAAGCCTACAAAACTTATGCATATTCAAAAATGAAATATGTAATATACATGAAATTCCAAATACACATTGTTGATACAATCTATTTTTTCCCTTGCATATCAAGGAGCCCATACATACTAGCTCATTTACAAACCAAAGGAAGAAACACTAGTAAATAAGTCACAGTAATGATAGTCATTACTGTAGTAGATAGTGTTGAAGCAATCTAAatgccctaagttttgatatttggacaaaggtttaagttaagtttattattgtatttgatgtgCCTTTGAGTGTGCAGGTACAAGAAAGTTCAAGTGGGATGTTGacaatggaggaggctagaaggtcaAGGTTGTGTGGGCGAGGACGAGTGTTGAGAGATTGTGCTCGGGgtaaaaccctaggtttaggatttAGCAGCCGACTGGTGGTTGGACTAGGAgagaacagaatgcttctattcttGAATCGAAGTGGATCAGTCAACTAGTCCTGGCACCTgtcgattggtatcgagccgttggattgtaacggtcgaatttcacataggaccagtcgactgatcacaCTTGACCAGTCGGCTGGTAACGCAGGAACAACAAGCTGTTCCTCCCGAGCTTTATTTAAGAGAGTTCAGGGTGAGTAGCTCAGGTTGACAAAATTAGAAGtgattaaccctaattagagtctcccaagccctcAAGTGCAATCCAAATGTGATCAAGTTTatagcgaggtttctccaccgaggaGGATTATGCAAGCCGAAATTtaccggggaatcatccaccgacggataaggatcgtctaccttacggacagccgtggagtagaagcatcatctccgaaccacgttaaacgaaacATGTCATTAGTTTTGTCCTTCTTGTTTATTGCCTTCTAGGATTAGTTTTCATTTTatacttgttattttgtatttccgctgctcTAGCAAATGTAGGAAGCGAAAGTAGAGGGTGACCGTCTATTCACCCCCTCAAGCTGATGTCAAAGGtcctaacaattagtatcagaacaAGAAGCGCTCTTGAAGAACTAATCGCCGGAAGGAGcaagtgctagaggaagaagatggagtccgaaggaccactaggatgggatatccgaatcccacctccatacgattgAGATGATTTCAAGTATTGGAGGAAACGGTTGGAGacgtggttccaaatggattgggacCATTGGACCGCGTTGGAAGCTCCTTTCGAACTTCCAAGGGACAAGAAGGGGAAGGATTTCCGACCTCGGTATTGGACCAagaagcaaagggagcaatcgaaGACGGATAAGGAGATAGCTAGAATCGTGTTGAATTGATTACCTTCTAATATTGTGTCGCATGTACGTGAGTACAAGTGGTGCTCATgagctatggagcaaagtgattgctcttcatgaaaacCCTACACAAGAACGAGAAGTAGAGCCCAAgaagaagggctcattggtccaaaaGGAGAATGACCAATCAGATGTGGAGACAAGCTCAACATCcgaagaggaagaaaaagtggaaccgtccacatcttcaagtgaagtaGAAGAGCAATCCGAGAGAGGATATCTTGGAAGCTCAAATTCAACCCTCAACCTCTACCGAGAAGAGCACTAAAgcccacatcaaatgttttgagtgcgAAGAGATGGGAcacttcgctcaagaaggtaaagggggtaaaccctaaacctagtaAAGTTTTTTTGAAAACTAACGTGGGTTGTAGAGATAGTGCCAAGGAGAAGAGGCGCATTCAATGCTTTACATGTGGTAAGTGGAGACACTACCATAcaaaatgcccaaggaagggaaAACTCATGAAAATGGAGCAATTGAAGCAATGGAGGAGGATAAAATCATGTGgatgctcatgtcaagggggagctccaatggTAGGTAggaaggtataccctaacttaaactttaattcGGATATTAATTCAAGTTCTAGGAATATGCATGCTAGAAAAAATAtagattatttacccatgcataattatggatttTGGTATAATAATAGGAATAGAGTTAACATGATTGATAACTCTAGGAAGTCGAAACTAAAGGTTAGACCTAATAAGAATCAAACTACCATGTCTAAGGAGAGGAAGGTAGTGAAGGATCTAGGCAATAATCCCAATacgggagacacatgcctagaaaggtgGGTAGATCTAGAAGTGTCCAAGGTGGACAAGTggattctagggttagaaacatagaattggaaaatcaagctgAGGGAGAAACTTGATAGGGTAGAAAAAATCCTAGGTAGATTCATTAATGGATCTAAAGGGCTTGATAGGatattgggtagtcaaagacccaatagTGATAGATCCGGTTTGGGATACCGGTCTTCATCAAGCAAGGGTAAGGGGAAGTTACCTATGGAGCACTTTGACAGGTATGACATAGTAGAGTCCCCTAAGGCCAAATAGTGCAAGT is from Zingiber officinale cultivar Zhangliang chromosome 7B, Zo_v1.1, whole genome shotgun sequence and encodes:
- the LOC122005001 gene encoding probable NOT transcription complex subunit VIP2 isoform X3 — its product is MPGSLASRNAAMGGVPSGGVQQPGGNIPSGRFASNNILVALTQMTHGSGVTNRGGINVGNHSFGNSNMNGVGSISGISPNSATVNRSSVPGLGVSPVLGNVGPRLASSMGNIIGGGNMGRNISSGGLSVPGLASRVNLSTNSGSGSLNVQGPNRLISGMLQQANPQMIGMLGNSYPTSGGSLSQNQGGNNPLSSMGMLNDVNAADSSPFDMNDFPQLSARPSSAGSQQGQLGATRKQGVGVNSIVQQNQEFSIQNEDFPALPGYKGGSSDFSVDLHQKEQLHESISTLQSQHLPMTRSTGFSIGGSFQPNRQQQQLHSTAASGGGLPFMPGNNQDLRLHGSDFFPSSHVNYHSQIQNSGAPSIGIRQLNSPTPGSGMSAYEQLMQQYQQLQGQSQFRLQQMPDVSQSYRDQNVKSSQGSQIPPDPFGLLGLLSVIRTNDPDLSSLALGIDLTTLGLNLNSTENIHKTFGSPWSDEPAKGEPEYCIPTCYYSKPSPPLHQVYFSKFQISTLFYIFYSMPKDEAQLYAAYELYSRGWFYHKDPQFWFTRVPNSEPLVKTHAYERGSYLCFDPNTWSTILKDHFVLQYEAVEKKPILPSDRL